A portion of the Bifidobacterium sp. ESL0800 genome contains these proteins:
- a CDS encoding L-ribulose-5-phosphate 4-epimerase has product MTTLDDFGPEVRAEVKQVREVVATLHEQLLKWNLVVWTAGNVSQRLRTADLMVIKPSGMRYESLTPESMVVCDLNGDPVDGLAAPSSDTKSHAYIYRNMPDVYGVVHTHSTYATAWAATGQNIPCGLTMMGDEFGGPVPVGPFKLIGSEAIGEGVVETLKKYPHSPAVLMQNHGPFTIGKDAEAAVKAAAMTEEVAHTMWAAKQLGDIIPIAQEDIDKLNDRYQNVYGQH; this is encoded by the coding sequence ATGACTACATTAGACGATTTCGGACCCGAGGTTCGTGCCGAAGTCAAGCAGGTGCGCGAGGTCGTCGCCACCCTGCATGAGCAGCTCTTGAAGTGGAACCTTGTGGTATGGACTGCGGGCAACGTCTCCCAGCGCCTGCGCACTGCCGATCTGATGGTGATCAAGCCCTCCGGAATGCGCTATGAGAGCCTGACGCCGGAATCGATGGTGGTCTGCGATCTGAACGGCGACCCGGTCGACGGCCTGGCTGCGCCGAGCTCCGACACCAAGTCCCACGCCTATATCTATCGCAATATGCCTGACGTCTATGGCGTCGTGCACACTCACTCCACCTATGCGACCGCCTGGGCGGCCACCGGCCAGAACATTCCGTGCGGCCTGACGATGATGGGCGACGAGTTCGGCGGCCCAGTTCCGGTCGGCCCGTTCAAGCTCATCGGCAGCGAGGCCATCGGCGAGGGCGTGGTCGAGACGCTCAAGAAGTACCCGCATTCGCCGGCTGTTCTGATGCAGAACCACGGTCCGTTCACCATCGGCAAGGACGCTGAGGCCGCCGTCAAGGCTGCCGCGATGACCGAAGAGGTGGCGCACACCATGTGGGCCGCCAAGCAGCTCGGCGATATCATCCCGATTGCGCAGGAAGACATCGATAAGCTTAACGACCGCTACCAGAACGTCTACGGCCAGCACTGA
- a CDS encoding zeta toxin family protein — protein MLTASQLQHIFTSQIIPFKLGEPETEGAPTLYMVGAQPGAGKTKAIAIIGQRTGATEVNGDDLRVFHPDYYDILRRQPTKMPELTQPAVNTWVEMSLGYLMNRHADTIVETTFRHAQANIPTLKAFHDSGYRTKLVALAVPQALSLMGIITRYIGQVEETGNGRWTRPEAHDEAIRLIPQTLRQLAATGCVDNIDIVDRDGNILLTGQPSNGDTTKLIDNTLAEHSKLDAVTPEQALLFRTNLSKVESFLSSHSNQRALVKPVYERLQQAEQEMP, from the coding sequence ATGCTGACAGCCAGTCAGCTCCAGCATATTTTCACTTCACAAATCATCCCGTTCAAACTCGGCGAGCCCGAGACTGAAGGCGCTCCTACGCTGTATATGGTCGGAGCACAACCCGGAGCAGGAAAGACCAAAGCTATAGCGATTATTGGTCAGCGTACGGGCGCGACGGAAGTCAATGGCGATGACCTTCGTGTGTTTCACCCCGACTATTATGACATCCTGCGCCGGCAACCGACAAAAATGCCTGAGCTGACACAGCCCGCTGTCAATACTTGGGTAGAGATGAGCCTCGGCTACCTGATGAATCGGCACGCTGATACTATCGTTGAGACCACATTCAGGCACGCGCAGGCGAATATCCCCACATTGAAGGCTTTTCACGATTCAGGTTACAGGACGAAACTCGTCGCACTAGCCGTGCCCCAAGCCCTGTCGCTCATGGGCATCATCACGAGATACATCGGCCAGGTCGAAGAAACCGGGAACGGACGTTGGACCAGACCGGAAGCTCACGATGAGGCTATACGTCTCATTCCGCAAACCCTACGTCAGCTTGCTGCCACCGGATGTGTAGACAATATAGATATCGTCGATCGAGACGGGAATATTTTATTGACGGGTCAACCGTCGAATGGCGATACCACCAAACTCATCGACAATACGCTTGCAGAGCACAGCAAACTCGATGCAGTCACACCGGAGCAAGCATTGCTCTTCCGTACCAACCTGAGCAAAGTCGAATCATTCTTATCATCGCACAGCAATCAGCGCGCACTCGTTAAACCGGTATATGAACGTCTTCAACAAGCCGAGCAGGAGATGCCGTAG
- a CDS encoding HAD family phosphatase, translating to MAFSLALRQQHDGASSDRMLKAVLWDMDGTLIDSEPYWHAVEMDIAREHGGYWSEDIGWTCSGKPVPQVAQLMVDKGTQLPASEVARLMIEGVARKEAEHMPWIAGVEDVLRSLIAAGIPSVLVTASPRRMAENLVRQAPVGAFVGYVCSDDDLPKKPNPAPYLAAAKVVGIEVPEEILAVNGMEARSGSDTDSDNGASNRVSDSDSIGKFGNQSDSAAERSAGSTGDTRLVAFRQEMAKCIAIEDSMTGIEAAVASGATTIAQMGFIKTDTSAGPQFASLNSYDGLTAEILEEYVEQRLATIKQ from the coding sequence GTGGCATTTTCATTGGCTTTGCGGCAACAACATGATGGGGCGAGTTCAGACCGAATGCTGAAGGCCGTGCTGTGGGATATGGACGGCACGTTGATCGACTCGGAGCCTTACTGGCATGCCGTCGAGATGGACATCGCCCGAGAACACGGCGGCTACTGGAGCGAGGATATCGGCTGGACCTGCTCGGGCAAGCCGGTTCCGCAGGTCGCGCAACTGATGGTCGACAAAGGCACGCAATTGCCGGCCAGTGAAGTGGCGCGGTTGATGATCGAAGGCGTGGCGCGCAAGGAAGCGGAACATATGCCTTGGATCGCAGGGGTCGAAGATGTGCTGCGCTCGCTGATTGCCGCCGGAATTCCGTCGGTTCTGGTCACGGCATCGCCGCGGCGCATGGCCGAGAATCTGGTGCGTCAGGCACCCGTTGGCGCGTTCGTCGGCTATGTATGCAGCGACGACGATCTGCCGAAAAAGCCTAACCCCGCGCCGTATCTTGCCGCCGCAAAGGTCGTGGGCATTGAGGTTCCGGAAGAGATACTCGCAGTCAACGGGATGGAGGCTCGGTCTGGCAGCGACACCGATAGTGACAATGGTGCTTCAAATCGTGTATCGGATTCCGACAGTATCGGCAAATTCGGTAATCAGAGCGATTCCGCTGCTGAGCGTTCAGCAGGATCTACGGGTGATACGCGCTTGGTTGCTTTCCGCCAGGAAATGGCAAAGTGCATCGCCATTGAGGATTCGATGACCGGTATCGAGGCGGCCGTCGCCTCGGGCGCGACGACCATCGCCCAAATGGGCTTCATCAAGACGGACACGTCCGCCGGCCCCCAGTTCGCCTCCCTCAACAGTTACGACGGTCTCACCGCCGAAATTCTCGAAGAATACGTCGAGCAGCGCCTCGCAACTATAAAGCAATAA